CCTCAGGCACCAACTGGCCGTAGTCCCCAATGTCAGGAGGGCAGCAGCCCACAGAGGGGACAACTAGCTTTGGTCTCCAGCGGGAGAGTGGCAGAGGCTCGAGGAACCTGGCTTTGGATGCCCTGCGCAGAGCACTTCCTTCTGCCCCACCGCTGCCCCAAGGGGCTTCTGGAGACAGAAGGCACTTGGTGCTCCCGTAAGAGCCCACGGCCCTGGACCCTTAGACCCACAGATTAACCCTCTGGGGCCACAGATCCGGATTCCTCGGTAGGAAGGGTCCCAGGGGCTGTGAACAAGAATTGTGCAGCTACTCTAAGACAGCACCTTCCCGAGAGGGCTGCTGTGAGCGTTAGAGGTGAGGAATCCTCAGCACTGCGCCTGCCTCACACTAGGCATGCTTTGATTGCAATTGTGGTTCCCTTGGAGGAGGAGACCGAAGGACCCACCAAGCAAGGAACAAGTGGaagtggagaggagggggcgggtcTGGGGCCTGCAACCCCCCAAATCTGTGCTTTACAGGGGCTGATTCCCAGTAGTGAGCAAGGGAGCAAGGGGTTGGGTGCCTGGGTGGGAAATGTAACAACAAATCAAGTGAATTCGAACCCGTGTGACCCCAAATTATTCCAGTGGGCACCCCTGGGGACAGGAATCTAGTTCATCTTCACCCAAACGGTGTAAATGGAAGCGCCAGGGGAGGGACCGTCACGTTAGGGACCTGTCCAGTACTAGGACCAGCAGGGTCAAGGCACAGGCCTCCCTCCGTATTTGTTGTACTGGACGACGCTCCAGCCAACCGAGCCACACAAGCCTCCCTCTGTACTGAAGTTTCTCCCGAATCCCCTGGGACATCGGCGGCAGCCTGGCGTTCCCACCCCTCGCCTTCGGGCTCCTCACCCTCTGTCTGAGTCTCTCGATCCACGAGGGGGACGCAGCCCCGCGTGGAGGCCTCGTGTGCTCCGTTGGTGGCGCGCTGGATGTCCAGGGTGCCCTCGGGGCGGCTGGGGCTGAACACGGCGGTGTGCACCTCCACAGCCGGGCTGTGCGGCGCGAAGGCGCTGCCGAGCAGGGTCTCCATGCGGCGACGCGCCTCGGCCTCCTCCTCGGGCCGCGGCAGCACCACGATCCCGACCAGCGCGGCGGGCGGGCTGCGGTGCCGGGCGTGCACCTGCTGCAGGAGCAGCTGCAGCCGCGGCAGCTGCGAGCGCAGCGCGGACGCGCGGcacagcaccagcagcagccgcGCGCCCTGCTCGGGCGGCTCCCGCGGCAGCGGAGGGTCCTGGCACGCCGACGCCGCATCCTCCGCcgcccaggacctgggagtctCGGCCGAAGCCCGAGCTGACTCGCGCTCGTACCCGCAAGGGTCCTCAGCCTTGAGCctgccagggggcagcttctgggTGGAGCGCTTGCACTTGGCGGCCCGGCATTCGGTGTCGTTGGAGGAGCTGTCGCTGGAGCGCTTGAGACGCCGCCTGGAGCAGTCGCTGGAGCTGCTGTGACCGCATGTGGCTCTGGTGGACGAGGGCCCAGTGGGCCCACTGGTCGGGCTCTGCTCCAGAATGTCCTGCAGGGTCAGGAAGCGCTCATCCTGCTGCCAGAAATTgcccagcagcagcacctggccGTGGCCCTCGATGGTTTGGGTCGGAGCCTGTTGCTGAGGCTCGGCCTCCCCATCCTGCGCAGCACCCGCGGGCTGGGCCGCAGGCTCCATGTCCGGCCCGGCTCCCTTGTACCTCTGAGCCGGGGCCTCCCTTGGCCAAGGGGAaagctgcccttccctggagcATGTCACAATACCCCTGCGCCCTACCGCTTCCTGTGGCCACCAAGGGTCTCTGCCCGCTATTCCTTGGAAATCTTCCAACATAGGGAAGTTGCTTTGGGGCGCTGGCCTAATGCCGGGTGTGTTTAGTTTCTCGTCATTTTGTATGTCCTCGGTGTCAAAGGACAAACCCTTTTATCCTATGGATGCGCTGTCATGCCCAAGTCTCCAAGTAAAATAGATTTTTTGTGGAAccaggacatttaaaaaacagtGGACTGGATGCTCACTGCACCCAGACCATGTGACCCGTGGTGAGGGACAAAGAGGCTGGTTCTGGATGGCTGCCGCTGGGAGACGGGCCCCACCCTCGCTCCGCCCTCCTGCCCTCGGGGCGATCTGGGAGCCAGAGTCCTGGGCTGTTGTAAACTGATGGGGCTGCAGGAGATGGCTGGGGGTTCCCCTCTTCTCTGGGTATGCATTTGAAAACCAGTCTCTCCCTCCTGGGTTTCTCACTAACTCCTCACACAGAACACATCATTGCTGACACTGCTGGGCGTCCTACagtttaactcaattctgacactatctacctggagaaAGTGTCAGGTCCCCCGGGGTAAGGGCTCAGCCTCGCCAGACTGTCCTGCCTTCAGACACCAATCACAAGTCCACCTGTGGTTCTGACCCATCTGCTGCCCTTGGAGGTTCCCACGACCTCCTCCTCAGGGTTAATTTGCTAGAGCGGCTCATAAGACTCAGAAAACAGTTCACTTCCTGTTTGCCAGTTTCTTATAAAAGGATGATAAAGGACACAGATGAACAACCAGATGGAAAAGATGCGTAGGGCAAGGTATGTGTGAAGGGGCTCCGAGCTTCCGTGTCCTCTCCAGGTACAACACTCTACCCGAACCTGGGTTCCCCAACCTGGAAGGTCTTCAAACC
This Eptesicus fuscus isolate TK198812 chromosome 11, DD_ASM_mEF_20220401, whole genome shotgun sequence DNA region includes the following protein-coding sequences:
- the SPATA3 gene encoding spermatogenesis-associated protein 3 isoform X2; the protein is MEPAAQPAGAAQDGEAEPQQQAPTQTIEGHGQVLLLGNFWQQDERFLTLQDILEQSPTSGPTGPSSTRATCGHSSSSDCSRRRLKRSSDSSSNDTECRAAKCKRSTQKLPPGRLKAEDPCGYERESARASAETPRSWAAEDAASACQDPPLPREPPEQGARLLLVLCRASALRSQLPRLQLLLQQVHARHRSPPAALVGIVVLPRPEEEAEARRRMETLLGSAFAPHSPAVEVHTAVFSPSRPEGTLDIQRATNGAHEASTRGCVPLVDRETQTEEDLQGSTPVIVIPVLQALGTAAVALGALATAYYVIEFL
- the SPATA3 gene encoding spermatogenesis-associated protein 3 isoform X1, whose product is MEPAAQPAGAAQDGEAEPQQQAPTQTIEGHGQVLLLGNFWQQDERFLTLQDILEQSPTSGPTGPSSTRATCGHSSSSDCSRRRLKRSSDSSSNDTECRAAKCKRSTQKLPPGRLKAEDPCGYERESARASAETPRSWAAEDAASACQDPPLPREPPEQGARLLLVLCRASALRSQLPRLQLLLQQVHARHRSPPAALVGIVVLPRPEEEAEARRRMETLLGSAFAPHSPAVEVHTAVFSPSRPEGTLDIQRATNGAHEASTRGCVPLVDRETQTEGPPTRASPRPFCSCTTCPGSSACWRRLGLCHSRIFDVLLPRAWLTVSGRGFPNLLTFYRGPARKHTSHRNSRAPGSRDCSCGSGGPSNCLLRH